In Dyadobacter subterraneus, a single genomic region encodes these proteins:
- a CDS encoding L-ribulose-5-phosphate 4-epimerase: MLYKYLKEQVYEANMEIPKEELAIVTFGNVSGVDRSAGVIAIKPSGVPYRRLKVEDIVIVDLDNVLVEGNMRPSSDTKTHTLLYKNFPSIGGVCHTHSTYAVAWSQAGMSIPNLGTTHADHLVAPVPVTEVMTDEMIQGDYEHETGNQILDLFNRLRLSPEEVEMVLVACHGPFTWGKDPAKAVYNAVVLEEIAKMAYLTMQINPDVVSIKQSLIDKHFFRKHGKNAYYGQDNC; the protein is encoded by the coding sequence ATGTTATATAAATATTTGAAGGAACAGGTTTACGAAGCCAACATGGAAATTCCAAAGGAAGAGCTGGCTATTGTCACTTTTGGAAATGTAAGTGGAGTGGACCGTTCTGCGGGTGTCATTGCTATCAAACCAAGCGGTGTGCCTTATCGAAGGTTAAAGGTTGAAGATATTGTAATCGTTGACCTCGATAATGTTTTGGTTGAAGGAAATATGAGGCCTTCTTCGGATACGAAAACGCATACTTTGCTCTATAAAAATTTCCCCTCAATCGGCGGAGTGTGCCATACGCATTCAACATATGCGGTGGCCTGGTCGCAGGCAGGAATGTCTATCCCAAATCTTGGCACAACGCATGCAGATCATCTGGTTGCACCGGTACCTGTCACCGAGGTAATGACGGACGAAATGATTCAGGGAGATTATGAGCACGAAACCGGTAATCAGATTCTTGATTTGTTCAATCGGTTGCGTCTTAGTCCGGAAGAAGTTGAAATGGTGCTGGTTGCCTGTCATGGACCTTTTACATGGGGAAAAGATCCCGCCAAAGCAGTATACAATGCCGTTGTATTGGAAGAAATTGCCAAAATGGCCTACTTAACAATGCAAATTAATCCTGACGTAGTATCCATAAAACAAAGCCTTATTGATAAACACTTTTTCCGAAAACACGGGAAAAATGCTTATTATGGACAAGACAATTGCTAA